DNA from Methylobacterium currus:
GTACGAGTTCCTGTATCGCGGCCGGCCGGCGGGATCGACCGAGGCGCCGGCCTGGCACGTGGTGCTGGGTCAGCACGTGACGCCGCCGGGTGCGGTTGAGGCGCAGTTCGTGTCGAGCGGGGCGCTCACGCCGGCGCAGGCCGAAGCGGCGGGGTTCCCGCTCTCGGCGGTGCTGGCGGGGATCGACGCGGCGGCGCTCGCAGGGCGCGATGCGGCTTTGGCCGAGGCGGCGGCGGCGCGGCAGGAGCGCGATGCCCTGGCGGCGCAACTCGCGGCGCTGCAAGCCGCGCCGGCTGCGGGCCTACCTGCCGTGTCGGACCGGCAGTTCTTCCAGGCCCTGGCGCAGGCCGGGGCGATCACGCCCGACGAGGCGCTGGCGGCGGTGATGACCGGCACACTGCCGACGCGGATCGAGGCGGCGGTGGCGAACCTGCCGGAGGCGGAGCGCTTCGCCGCCCGGATGCTGGTGTCCGGCGCGACGACGTTCGAGCGCGGGCACCCGATGGTGGCGCGGCTCGGCGCCGCGCTCGGCTACGACGCGGCGGCGCTGGACGCGCTGTGGCGCCAAGCGGCCGCCCTGTGACGGCCGCCCTCTGCAGACAAAGGCCGACTTCGGCCTGATCCGCGCCCGGGCCATCCGGCCGGCGCCGCCGCACCACCCTGCACAATCCGGAGAGACCCATGGCCGCGACGACGTTCGAGCGGGCGCTTTCGCTCGTCCTGATTCATGAAGGCGGATGGTCGGACGACCCGGCCGACCCGGGCGGGGCCACCAACCTCGGGGTGACGATCGGCACGTTGAGCCTGTGGCTCGGCCGGCCGGCGACGCGGGCGGAGGTGCGGGCGCTGACGCCGGCGAGCGTGGCGCCGCTCTACCGTCGCCGGTTCTGGGACGCGATCCAGGGCGATGCGCTGCCGGCGGGGCTCGACTACGCGCTGTTCGACTTCGCGGTGAACAGCGGGCCGAAGCGGGCCGTGATCGGGCTGCAGCGGGCGCTCGGGCTCGCCGATGACGGGCGGCTCGGCCCGGTGACGCTGGCAGCGCTTCAGGGCCGGGACGGGCCGGGGCTGATCGACGCCGTGTGCGACGGGCGGCTGACGTTCCTGCGGGCGCTCTCGACCTGGCCGCGCTTCGGCCGCGGCTGGGGCCGGCGGGTCGAGGAGGTGCGCGCCGCGGCCCTCGGCTTCCAGGCCGCCCCGAACGGAGCCGCCGCGCCGTTCGTGTGCCCCACCTGCGGCAAGCGTGTCGCGGCCTGACCCCCTTTCATACCCCCGTCGTACCAGCTTTCAGAGGAAGATCGCCATGAACCAGGAACAGCTCACCACGCTGCTGCGCACCCTGCTGCAGTTCGGCGGCGGGATCGCCGTCGGGCGCGGCTGGATCGATGCCGACACCGCCACCGCGCTGAGCGGCGCGCTGGTGACGCTCCTCGTCACCGGCTGGGGCCTCTACGTGCGACGCAATGCCGGCCTCGTCGCCGCCGCGGCCGCGGTACCGGCCGTGAGGACGATCCTGGCCGACCCGGCGACCGCGAACGCGATCCCGAGCGCCAAGGTCCAGCCGGCGGAGTAGCCCGGTGCCTCCTCCCGACGACGCCGAGGGCGTCATCATCCTGCCGCGCCGAACCTCGTTCTGGGCCATGGCGACCCTGGTGGTAGGGCTTGCCGGGCAACTCCTCTGGATTGGCTCCTACGCAGCCCGGATCGACGCCCGGCTCGAGGAGCTGGCCGCCTCCGATCAGCGCCAGGCCAAGCGCGACGACGAGCGCTACGGCCTGGTCATCGGCCGCCTCGAAAGCCTGGAGCGCGATCGCGACCGATTGGTGCGCCTGGAGGAGCAGGTGCGGATCGCGACTGACCTCCTACGCGAGATCCGGCAGGAGATCCGTCCGCCGCCCCGGCGCTAGGGTTAAATCTTGATCGGCTTGACCTTATGAGGGGTTGCTTCCGACCCCACTCGCATATTCCAGCGGCGCTCGCGCAATCCATGCTGCTGACCCCCTTTCAGACTCTCAATCGTCCCAGCCCAGGAGTCCGCTCAGTGGGAGGAAGCGGACCTGGAAACGGCGGCCACGACATCAGCAGGTGCGGGCGCAATAGTGAGCGCCCCTCGCGAAGCCGACCAGTTCGGGCCCGATGTTCGCTGGCCACCATCTAGAGCGTCGCCCGATCAGTCTGAAACGTAGCAGTCATTCTGGTATCCGGGTGCATTGATGTAGTTGCGGCACTCCTGCGGCGCGAAGGCGGCGAAGGCTTGCTGGATCGCGTCCTGCAGCGCTTTTACCGTGCGCGC
Protein-coding regions in this window:
- a CDS encoding glycoside hydrolase family 108 protein; the encoded protein is MAATTFERALSLVLIHEGGWSDDPADPGGATNLGVTIGTLSLWLGRPATRAEVRALTPASVAPLYRRRFWDAIQGDALPAGLDYALFDFAVNSGPKRAVIGLQRALGLADDGRLGPVTLAALQGRDGPGLIDAVCDGRLTFLRALSTWPRFGRGWGRRVEEVRAAALGFQAAPNGAAAPFVCPTCGKRVAA